A region of Centropristis striata isolate RG_2023a ecotype Rhode Island chromosome 17, C.striata_1.0, whole genome shotgun sequence DNA encodes the following proteins:
- the zfta gene encoding LOW QUALITY PROTEIN: zinc finger translocation-associated protein (The sequence of the model RefSeq protein was modified relative to this genomic sequence to represent the inferred CDS: deleted 1 base in 1 codon; substituted 1 base at 1 genomic stop codon) has protein sequence MEETEPGERQPAELRCAEQAELLSLIISGEEEATQEESDLGEEGLANGHVEEDCEAGMVTPVRSPGTSYWNITEGPDHPLLLSPAPGPSGRKPRVQRASRPGLSRIPGRDHRRYYHEYWRSEYLMDFDPQRHGMICMVCGSSLATLKLSTIKRHIRQKHPDSLLWSAADKEVIRSGWESHLSLGGGQRSYSSADGPSPQEEEEQLDSDQHAAGGXTLEPVTPQEQPQQPPSLSPRSEEGEAPQPQEEEQDLPGPSARTLERYLNDSLHAWFRQEFLMEYEAEAGRLLCMVCGGELPSLHLDHIKSHVLDTHPNSLVYSSEEKHCILQAWAHTHEESENSIKSEPNTKEGRVDLFAQEMEAIQINSDLYPEGDGTLTQDTCLIGEDGGVGAPQQGPQPLRQPRKRRLRGGDPWRLRLDYLVAYGPQGRGTFCMVCSQVLHEIKVSSFRRHIQECHPETTTLSRQEREAMAAAWTKDYSSEGSHIQDAEINPCEADVLNTSGETNEDTSPDVRTQSKMVKKEEGARGGKGKAREESAAATASRHGHYPGKDQRRNYQVRWRMDYLMDYDCRRHGLICMVCGATLATLKVSTIKRHIQQVHPHSLDYSPEEKQQALLSYNQAALHFIHSDDCFSSQDHGHTELAPAPAHFGT, from the exons ATGGAGGAGACGGAGCCGGGGGAGAGGCAGCCCGCGGAGCTCCGCTGTGCCGAGCAGGCTGAGCTGCTCTCATTAATAATAAGCGGAGAGGAGGAAGCGACGCAAGAGGAGAGTGACTTGGgag AGGAGGGTCTTGCCAATGGCCATGTTGAGGAGGACTGTGAGGCCGGCATGGTCACTCCTGTCAGGTCTCCAGGCACCAGCTACTGGAACATCACAGAGGGGCCCGACCACCCGCTCCTCCTCTCGCCGGCCCCTGGGCCCTCCGGACGTAAACCCAGGGTCCAGAGGGCCTCGCGTCCCGGCCTGAGCCGCATCCCGGGACGCGACCACCGCCGCTACTACCACGAGTACTGGCGCAGCGAGTACCTGATGGACTTTGACCCCCAGCGGCACGGCATGATCTGCATGGTGTGCGGCAGCTCGCTGGCCACGCTGAAGCTCAGCACCATCAAGAGGCACATCAGACAGAAGCACCCTGACTCCCTGCTGTGGAGCGCCGCAGACAAGGAGGTCATCCGCTCGGGCTGGGAGAGCCACCTCAGCCTGgggggaggtcagaggtcatacAGCTCTGCTGATGGACCTTCGCctcaggaagaggaggagcagctggaCTCAGACCAACATGCTGCTGGTGG CTGAACCCTGGAGCCTGTGACACcccaggagcagcctcaacaaccCCCCAGTCTGTCTCCCCGCTCTGAGGAGGGGGAGGCCCCCCAGCCccaagaggaggagcaggacctCCCG GGGCCCTCAGCTCGGACCCTGGAACGCTACCTGAACGACTCGCTGCACGCCTGGTTCCGCCAGGAGTTCCTGATGGAGTACGAGGCGGAGGCCGGCCGGCTGCTCTGCATGGTGTGTGGAGGTGAACTGCCCTCGCTTCACCTGGACCACATCAAGAGCCACGTGCTGGACACCCACCCCAACTCTCTGGTGTACAGCTCCGAGGAGAAGCACTGCATCCTGCAGGCCTGGGCTCACACACACG AAGAGTCCGAAAACTCAATCAAATCAGAGCCCAACACCAAAGAAGGCAGGGTGGACCTCTTTGCTCAGGAAATGGAGGCCATCCAGATCAACAGTGACTTGTACCCAGAAGGTGATGGCACTTTAACTCAGGACACTTGTCTTATCGGTGAGGACGGAGGTGTTGGAGCTCCACAACAGGGACCCCAGCCCCTCCGCCAGCCCAGGAAGAGGCGACTGCGTGGGGGCGACCCGTGGCGGCTCCGCCTTGACTACCTGGTGGCCTACGGGCCTCAGGGCCGGGGTACCTTCTGCATGGTGTGTTCTCAGGTCCTGCACGAAATTAAGGTCAGCAGCTTCCGCCGCCACATCCAGGAATGTCACCCCGAGACCACCACCCTGAGCCGGCAAGAAAGGGAAGCCATGGCTGCTGCCTGGACCAAAGATTATTCAAGTGAAGGCTCCCACATTCAAGATG CAGAAATCAACCCGTGTGAAGCCGATGTCCTAAATACCAGCGGAGAGACGAATGAGGACACGTCCCCTGATGTCAGAACACAAAGCAAAAtggtgaagaaggaggaggGTGCGAGAGGAGGGAAGGGGAAGGCGAGGGAGGAGAGCGCCGCGGCCACGGCCTCGCGTCACGGCCATTACCCCGGGAAGGACCAGAGGAGGAACTACCAGGTGCGCTGGCGGATGGACTACCTGATGGACTACGACTGTCGCAGACACGGCCTCATCTGCATGGTGTGCGGGGCCACTCTGGCCACGCTGAAGGTCAGCACCATCAAGAGGCACATCCAGCAGGTCCACCCCCACTCTCTGGACTACAGCCCCGAGGAGAAGCAGCAGGCCCTGCTCAGCTACAACCAGGCCGCCTTGCACTTCATCCACTCTGACGACTGCTTCTCCTCCCAGGACCACGGACACACCGAGCTGGCTCCTGCTCCAGCACACTTTGGCACTTAG